A genomic region of Denticeps clupeoides chromosome 9, fDenClu1.1, whole genome shotgun sequence contains the following coding sequences:
- the chaf1b gene encoding chromatin assembly factor 1 subunit B: MKVVTCEIAWHNKEPVYSVDFQQNPEGRLDRLATAGVDTVVRMWRVDKGPDGKAGVEFLSNLSRHTKAVNVVRFSPTAELLASGGDDAAILLWKLNDSKEVEQFPTFQEEEDAQLNKESWTVVKTLRGHIEDVYDLSWTRDGNFMVSGSVDNTAIMWDIIKGQKICIFNDHKSYVQGVTWDPLGQYIGTLSSDRVMRVYSTQTRKKKIGISKMVSSSSPVEGEVKNFRMFHDDSMRSFFRRLTFTPDGSFLLAPAGCVEAGENVTNTTYVFSRKSFKRPVAHLPCPAKATLAVRCCPVYFELRTKKGEDGTVQTLPNTFQLPYRMVFAVASEDSIFLYDTQQTLPFGYVSNIHYHTLSDLAWSRDATFLAVSSTDGYCSFITFAEGELGTPLKERPILEVVTPASGAEKKAKRNSASGRTASPVPRPSNTSAGQEKESPGTTPARSTVSEDKTPPLGMKAKPQPRRITLNTLQGWSKPSTPKNPASPSTAPSTPSTTPGTPKTAPSTPLGAKGLSAPCTPLGLTNPKTSTSTTPKGPTPRRISLTPLVLRSPASSPSLTTPSSTEKAKHERPSPPSDPLCKPPESKRPKTDTPPREETSGNAAGSASEAGTDASSPIQDS, encoded by the exons CCCGGAGGGCAGGCTGGACCGGCTGGCCACTGCCGGGGTGGACACGGTGGTCCGG ATGTGGCGAGTGGACAAAGGCCCCGATGGGAAGGCCGGTGTGGAGTTTCTGTCCAACCTGTCCCGCCATACGAAGGCCGTCAACGTGGTGCGCTTCTCTCCCACCGCAGAACTGCTGGCCTCGGGAGGGGACG ATGCTGCCATCTTACTGTGGAAACTGAATGACAGTAAAGAGGTGGAGCAGTTCCCTACAtttcaggaggaggaggatgccCAGCTCAACAAGGAGAGCTGGACTGTGGTGAAGACGCTCAG GGGGCACATTGAAGATGTATATGACCTCTCCTGGACCAGAGATGGGAATTTCATGGTCTCAGGTTCTGTAGACAATACTGCCATCATGTGGGATATTATCAAAG GCCAGAAGATCTGCATCTTTAATGACCACAAAAGCTACGTGCAGGGTGTGACCTGGGACCCACTAGGACAGTATATCGGCACACTGAGTTCTGACAG GGTGATGCGTGTTTACAGCACGCAGACCAGGAAGAAGAAAATCGGCATCAGTAAAATGGTCAGCTCCAGCTCTCCAGTAGAGGGAGAG GTGAAAAACTTCAGGATGTTTCACGATGACAGCATGAGGTCATTCTTCAGACGGTTAACCTTCACTCCTGATGGCTCATTCCTTCTTGCTCCAG CTGGCTGTGTTGAAGCTGGGGAGAATGTCACCAACACGACTTACGTCTTCTCTAGGAAAAGTTTTAAGAG ACCTGTTGCCCACCTGCCCTGTCCTGCCAAGGCCACACTGGCAGTTCGCTGCTGCCCAGTGTACTTTGAGCTCCGCACTAAGAAAGGAGAGG ATGGCACAGTTCAGACCCTTCCCAACACGTTCCAGCTCCCGTACAGGATGGTGTTTGCTGTGGCCTCTGAAGACTCCATCTTCCTCTATGACACTCAGCAGACTCTCCCCTTTGGTTACGTGTCCAACATCCATTACCACACACTCAGCGACCTCGCCTG GTCCAGAGACGCCACGTTCCTGGCAGTGTCATCAACCGATGGTTACTGTTCCTTTATCACATTTGCTGAAGGTGAACTGGGGACTCCTTTGAAAGAGAGACCCATTCTTGAAGTTGTGACCCCTGCTTCTGGCGCTGAGAAGAAAGCCAAAAGGAACTCAGCAAGTGGCAGAACTGCCTCGCCAGTGCCTCGCCCCTCCAATACATCTGCAGGTCAAGAGAAGGAGAGTCCTGGAACCACGCCCGCCAGGTCTACAGTCTCTGAGGATAAAACGCCACCGTTAGGCATGAAGGCAAAGCCTCAACCCAGGCGCATCACCCTCAACACCTTGCAGGGCTGGAGCAAACCCAGTACCCCCAAAAACCCTGCCAGTCCCAGCACCGCCCCTTCCACCCCGTCCACGACTCCCGGCACCCCCAAAACTGCCCCTAGCACACCTTTAGGTGCCAAGGGACTCTCGGCCCCCTGCACACCCTTGGGACTTACTAATCCGAAAACCAGCACTTCCACCACTCCCAAGGGCCCCACCCCCAG GCGTATTTCCTTGACTCCACTTGTCCTACGATCGCCTGCTTCCTCTCCAAGCCTCACCACACCTTCCTCCACTGAGAAGGCCAAACACG AACGGCCCTCACCTCCCAGTGACCCACTGTGCAAGCCTCCTGAGTCCAAGCGTCCAAAGACAGACACTCCACCACGTGAAGAGACCTCCGGAAATGCTGCTGGCTCGGCCAGTGAGGCTGGAACAGACGCCAGCAGTCCAATCCaagattcttaa